Proteins co-encoded in one Zalophus californianus isolate mZalCal1 chromosome 9, mZalCal1.pri.v2, whole genome shotgun sequence genomic window:
- the LOC113922403 gene encoding cytochrome c oxidase subunit 7A-related protein, mitochondrial-like → MGKNAPDRELNLKIHIENNSANIEIKNSYMDFRMKNMDEAEAAGSRTLGVTYYKFSGLTQMLTGTWASDAYSPQGLRLVVSTEAPPIIFATPTKLSSDFAVYDYAGKNKVPELQKFFQKSHGVPIHLKRDLPDQMLYWTTMVLTLGGGTICCLIALYMASWPRNK, encoded by the exons ATGGGCAAAAATGCTCCAGACAgggaattaaatttgaaaatacacattGAAAACAACAGTGCAAATATAGAGATAAAAAATTCTTACATGGATTTCAGAATGAAAAATATGGATGAA GCAGAGGCTGCGGGAAGCCGGACACTGGGAGTCACGTATTACAAGTTTAGTGGCCTCACGCAGATGTTGACTGGAACATGGGCTTCCGACGCCTATAGCCCACAGGGATTAAGGCTTGTGGTTTCCACAGAAGCACCGCCTATCATATTTGCCACACCAACCAAACTGAGTTCTGATTTTGCTGTATATGATTATGCTGGGAAAAACAAAGTTCCTGAGCTGCAGAAGTTTTTCCAGAAATCCCATGGTGTGCCCATCCACCTGAAACGAGACCTGCCTGACCAAATGCTTTACTGGACCACCATGGTGCTGACACTGGGTGGGGGGACCATCTGCTGCCTGATTGCTCTCTACATGGCTTCGTGGCCCAGAAACAAATGA